The genomic stretch GGGCGTGCCCAGACCGACCCAGCGTGTGCCCGCGCGGCTGCTGGAAGGGGTCGCGGCGGCGCTGGAACTCGGCGCGCGACTGCACCCCGACCGGCCCGAGCCGCCCCTGACCGCCAGCGGCGTGCGCCTGCTGACGCGGCCCATGACGCTGGACCTGACGCGCGCCCGCGAGCGGCTGGGCTACGCGCCGGTCGTCACGCCCGAGCAGGGCTTCGCGGACGTGTTCGCGGCCCTCAGGGCGGCACAGGCATGAGCGTCCGGGTCATCCCGCTGCGAGCGGGCGCGTGCCTGAACCTCGCGGCGATCACCGAACGCGGCGCGCCGTGGCGGGTGCAGGCGTACCCGGCGGGCTTCACGCTGATCCTGCACCCCACGCGCGGCCCCGTGCTGTTCGACACCGGCTACGGCGCGGGCGTGGTCGCCGCGATGCGCCGCTGGCCGGGCCTGATCTACGGCCTGATCACGCCCGTGCAGTGCGGCCCGCACGACTCCGCGCGCGAGCAGCTGCGCGTGCTGGGCTTCCCCCCGGACGAGGTCCGGCACGTGATCGTCTCTCACCTGCACGCCGATCACGTGGGCGGCCTGCGCGACTTCCCGCACGCGACCTTCCACCTCGACCGCCGCGCCTGGGACCCCCTGAGGGCGCTGCGGGGCGTGCGGGCGGTGCGCCGCGCGTACCTGCCGGAACTCCTCCCGGACGACTTCGAGGACCGCTGCGCGTGGCTGAACTTCAAGCCGGGCGGGGACGCCCTGGACCCCTTCGCGGAGGCCGCGGACGTCTTCGGGGACGGCCTGCTGCGCGCCGTGCCGCTCCCCGGACACGCGCCCGGCATGGTGGGCCTGCTGGCGCAGGAGGACGCGGGCCTGACCGTCCTGGCCGCCGACGCCGCCTGGAGCGTCCGCGCGGGCCGCGAGGCGCGCCCCGTGCACCCGCTGGCCCGCGTGGCGTTCCACGACCCGGCCCAGGAGGCTGCGAGCGGCGCGGCCCTGCGCGCCTTCCTGCACGCGAATCCCGGTGCGAGGCTGCACGTCAGCCACGACCACCCGGAGGACTGGCCGTGAGTGCCCTGCCCATCCTGCTGGGTGCGCTGGACGACGCCCGCCTGAACTTCCGCAGCCGCGCGGCGCTGGACCGCCATCAGGAGCGCCTCGCGCACGGGCACCTGCGCTGGGTGGCCGCGCACAGCCCCGCCGTCGCCGCCCGCTTCCGCGCCGCCGGGCTGCCCCTGAGCCGCTGGCGCGACCTGCCCCCCACCGACAAGGCCGCCATGCTCGCCACGTTCGACACGCTGAACACCGTGGGTGTCACGCTGGACCGTGCGCTGGCGGTCGGGCGGCAGGCGGAACGCACCCGCGATTTCACGCCCACCCTCGCCACGCCCGCCGGACCGGTCACGGTCGGCCTGTCCACCGGCACGAGCGGCACCCAGGGCGTCTTCCTGGTCAGCCGCGCCGAGCAGGCCCGCTGGGCCGGGACCGTGCTGCGCCACCTCCTGCCCGGCGGGCTGTGGGGGCTGCTGCGTCCGCAACGGGTCGCGTTCTTCCTGCGGGCCGACAGTCCCCTGTACCGCAGCGTCGGGCGCGGGCGGCTGGAGTTCCGCTTCTTCGACCTGCTGCGCCCCCTCCCCGACCTGGCCGCCGAGGCCCAGGCGTACGCGCCCACCCTGATCGTCGGGCCGCCCGGCGTGCTGCGCGCCCTGCACCGCACCGGCGCCCGGCTGCGCGCCCGGGTGATTAGCGTCGCGGAGGTCCTCGACCCCGACGACGAGGCCGCCCTGCGCGACTGGGGGGACGTCGTGCAGGTCTATCAGGCCACCGAGGGCCTGCTGGCCCTGCCGTGCCCGCACGGGTCGCTGCACCTGAACGAGGCGCACGTCCACTTCGACCTCGAACCCCTGGGGGACGGCCTGCACCGCCCGGTCATCACCGACCTGCGCCGCCGCGCTCAGCCGTTCATCCGCCACCGCCTCGACGACGCGCTGCGCCTCCACCCCGACCCGTGCCCGTGCGGGCAGGCCGCGCGCCGCGTGCACAGCATCGCGGGCCGCCAGGACGACGCGCTGTACCTGCCTGGACCGGCAGGGGAGAGCGTGACCGTCTGGCCGGACTTCCTGCGCGGTGCCCTCGCTGCCGTCCCCGACCTGCGCGAGTACCGCGCCGAGCAGACCGGCCCCGCCGCCCTCACGCTGCACCTCGACCCGCACACCCCCGACACCCGGGCCAGCGCCCTGCGCGCCGTCCGGGACGCCCTGCACCGCAGCCACGCCGACCCAGAGCGCCTCACCCT from Deinococcus soli (ex Cha et al. 2016) encodes the following:
- a CDS encoding MBL fold metallo-hydrolase produces the protein MSVRVIPLRAGACLNLAAITERGAPWRVQAYPAGFTLILHPTRGPVLFDTGYGAGVVAAMRRWPGLIYGLITPVQCGPHDSAREQLRVLGFPPDEVRHVIVSHLHADHVGGLRDFPHATFHLDRRAWDPLRALRGVRAVRRAYLPELLPDDFEDRCAWLNFKPGGDALDPFAEAADVFGDGLLRAVPLPGHAPGMVGLLAQEDAGLTVLAADAAWSVRAGREARPVHPLARVAFHDPAQEAASGAALRAFLHANPGARLHVSHDHPEDWP
- a CDS encoding F390 synthetase-related protein, coding for MSALPILLGALDDARLNFRSRAALDRHQERLAHGHLRWVAAHSPAVAARFRAAGLPLSRWRDLPPTDKAAMLATFDTLNTVGVTLDRALAVGRQAERTRDFTPTLATPAGPVTVGLSTGTSGTQGVFLVSRAEQARWAGTVLRHLLPGGLWGLLRPQRVAFFLRADSPLYRSVGRGRLEFRFFDLLRPLPDLAAEAQAYAPTLIVGPPGVLRALHRTGARLRARVISVAEVLDPDDEAALRDWGDVVQVYQATEGLLALPCPHGSLHLNEAHVHFDLEPLGDGLHRPVITDLRRRAQPFIRHRLDDALRLHPDPCPCGQAARRVHSIAGRQDDALYLPGPAGESVTVWPDFLRGALAAVPDLREYRAEQTGPAALTLHLDPHTPDTRASALRAVRDALHRSHADPERLTLDTRPLDPTPPGTKRRRVTRTWRPA